TATATACCCGCTGTCCATTATGATAACCACTGCTTTCAACGATGAAATGGTAGTAGCGCGTTGAAATGCTGTTTTGAGTAACTTTGATTGAAACAGGTTCGTCAAGTTCCTGCGATTTTTGGCCTTTCACGGGGATGGAATATGGTGAATCGATAACATGATAGTATTCCAGATTGTAACTGCCCGAAAGCGTATTACCATTGAATTCCGGCCTTTCAGCCCAGGGGTCAGAGTAATAATTATCCTGTCCTATAACTTTCCCTTGCAGGTCGATGATGTATTTTTTCTTGCCGATCTTTACTATCGCCTCTCCCGAGTTGAAGGTATTCGCTTCATCGAATTGAAATGGGATCTTTGTCACACCGGTTTTATCGATATAACCCCATTTGCCGTTCTTCTTCACGGGGCAGAGGCCGTGTGAAAACGAATACGCTCCAACCTCATCATAAATGAATGGTACGGTTTCTTTATAGGTTTCCAGACTGTAGAAGCCCCATTTCCCGTCTTTCATTACCGGGAGCATCTCTTCCCCCTTTATCCCGACCTTGTCATACACAAAATCCGAGTACAAGTCCCCCGTGTAGGCATCTTTGAGCGCGATCTTGCCGTTGGGCCCCTTATAATTTTCAAGATACACATCACGGACAACATATTCTGTTCCTTCTATATCTATAAAGAATTTCAGATAGAGTGTCTGAACAAATCCGAATCCTTCCGGAACGGTGAACTGCCATGGCACATCAGGCAGACCATGGTAAACTCTTTTACCAAGTGTTTTTTGTTTTTCATGGTAAAGGAAATAATTGTTCCCTTCTTTCATAAATGTTCCCACCGGGATGGTCCAGGAAAAGTCGTACTTTACCGGAATGATTTCTTTACCATCCAGCCCGTAGATTCCGTATTTATTGTTCTTCCGTACGATAACAAAATCCCCCTTCGACTCGTTAATGTTTGTCCAGCCGGCTTTTATCACTTCCTTCCCATTGATATCGATCACCCCTTCACCACCACCTTTTCCATCATTGACGACAAACAGATCTTTTTGCAGCCACCGAATGATCTTATATTTTGTTTTAAGAAGCACCTTCCCGTCCCTCGACTTAACCGTTGAACCTTCTTTAGTATCCTCGATCAGATAATTTGTCTGATATGGAAACCGTATCGGATTAACATATTTCTTTGCAGGGGTTACTTCCTTCCCCTTGGTGTCAATCAGGCAAAATGTACTGTCCTGCTTCTGCACCCATGCACAGCCGTCGATGAAATCGCGGGCGTTCCTGTAAACCGGTTTTATCGCAATCTCACCCTTGTTATTCACGAATCCGAATTGCCCGTTAATGCTGAACCATGACATCCCCTCCCGGAACCCGTCAACATAGTCAAAAGAACCTGCTATCTCTTTCCCGGTCGCGTCGATCAGGTAATATTTGATATCACGATATCCGATTCCGACACCGTTTTCAAACTTACCGAGAGATTGATACTCCTTTTCGCAGACTCTCTCTCCTTTTTTATTAATGTAGAAGTATCCGGTTTTTGCCATTTTTACGGCGGCTCGTCCCTCGCTAAAATCACCCGCCTTCTCATAAGAAACATTTATCACCGGTTTACCTGTCAGGTCTATATACTTGTAAGAGCCGGACTGATTTACCACAGCAAGTCCATCGTTAAAGAACCATGCTTCTTTGAATTCGTCATTAAAAGCGCGGTTCCCCTCCCTGTCGCGATAGATCCACTTACTGTCCTTCTGGACTAAAACGGGTATGGGCCCCTGATATTTTTCCTGGGCTTCGAGTATGTTAAATAAAAAAAAGATAAAAAGGATTAATAAACCAGGTCTTTTGAGGGTTGACATAACTCTCCGGCGAATGATTTCAAATTCAATAAAAAATTTCAGCAAATATATTAACCGCAATAAAAAATTGCAATAATCACGATTCACCGATTCGAATGTATTTTTTTCTTATCGAATTCTTTTGTACATTCTAATAACAATTATTACTATTTATAATTATTTTCTTGTTGATTCTTAAATAGTTCCTCCAGGGAGGGAGAAATGTTGTCAACTACATACCGCTATCAACCCGCCGAATTGACTCCTTTGTCAACAGCCAGTTTCCATGCAATTTTTAGACCGATTAAAAAAGAACTATGGTTTTCCTTTTGGAGGGAACTATGAAAAAGATACTATTCACAATTTTTATCATCCTGCTTTTCGCAGACTTAAATGCCCAGCCCCCGAATGTTTCCACTGAGGTACTGGCGCCTTTTCCCACTTCCTCCGATGTTTCCGTATTAAGGCATATAAGCGGAGAATCTTATATAGCAGCACTTTCGGAATCGGGTATTTTTAGAACAGATGATGCAGGCAGAAACTGGTATAAAATACAAAGTACCCCGTCTTTCAATGCTGTATGCGATCTTAAAATTTTTTCACCTCAAAGATGGTACGGCATCACAAAACAGGGGGAATTCTTCTTCACAACTGACGGTGGCGTGAGGTTTTTTACCCAGAAAATACTCTACCCCGTTGATTATATGACCCCGTATATGAGTTTCTCAGATTCACTTAACGGGATTATCTGTTTCCAGCGGAATAACTCAACCTCCGAGATCGAATACTTCGTTACCGCCAATGCCGGATTTACATGGGAGCGGAAAACTTTGGCATCCGGAATTTCGAAAGGTGCCGTGGAAATTTTTTCCTGGAAAATCTGGATATTCAACGACGGCAACAAGGTCAGAAGAACAACAAACGGAGGAATCTGGTGGCACGACACTTTCACGAAGAAGTCTTCAGATTTTTTCAGACTCAATGATTCAACGGTAATCATGCCCGTGAAAAATGACTCTGTTTACATCTCTTCAGACAGGGGCCTGACCTGGACTGCGATAGACACATGTAAATTTGACATCAATCCAAAAGATATGGTAATGCTGCAAAATGGCAACATTTATGCATTAAACAGAGCGACCAGTACAATCTACAGGTCAACCGACACCTGTAAAACATTTACGAAAATAAAAACTCTCTATTTGGATGGACCTGTCAGATATTTTCTCTCCTTTGTAATGATCTCTGACAGCTCCGGGATTATTACGGGAGAAAAAGGGACAATCTGTTTACTTTCGGGTGCCAATTTAAATTTGGTTCCGATATCGAAAAATCATTTAAGACCTTCTGTGGCATATTTCAGGGATTCAAAAACAGGAATAACAACCGGTGGTGCCAGAACCACAGATGGAGGTAAAAACTGGATCCAGGCACAATATGGTGTTGGCTTTTTTGAAGATAACCACCATATTGCACTGACAAAGTCGGGTTTCGGGGTAATGACCTTTGACTACTATACCTTGACCGGTTACAGGTCGTATATCCATGCAACAAAAGACAGTGGAAAATCGTGGCAGAAAATTTATTCTGATTCGAGTCACAAATACATTGGTGCACTGGAAATAAGTGACTCTCTTATAGCAGTAATTATGGTAAAATACTATACAACTGGTACACTTCAGAAAACAAAGTTGATCAGGTTCTCGGGAGGAGTGATAACATCTACCGATCAGGAACTTGACCTGAAACTTTCCGAGGTTGTGGCAATATCCAATCCGGGAATTATATATGGAATTACCGACCAGGCTGTTTATCGAAGCAAGGATACTGCCCGAACATGGGTAAAGCTGTTCGAAGAAGCGAATGTTTCAGGCTTCTCTGATTTGATGGCGAATTCAGATGGTAGAGTTGCATTTTCTGTTTACACATATAATTCTTTACTTTCATCCCCCGATTACGGTGAAACATGGGGAAGAAACTACCCCGTTTTCAGTAGCGGATTTTTTAGGATGTCACTCGGTCAGGGCGGGATAGTTGCAGGCACAACTCCTAATCAAATATGGTATGCGCGACCAGGCGCTTCCACATGGATAGCTGTACCTTACAAATTCCTTGGCGCCATCGCCAATATTCAGTTTGTAAGCGGAACTGAATTGTTTGCCCAATCTTCAATTACAGATATGTGGACTAACTCGAGTTCAGGATTTTATTACAAAATCACATTTAACGACAGTACAACTTCAATTCAGGAGCTTGATTCCGGGGTTCCCGGCGAATTTGTTCTCGAACAAAATTACCCTAATCCTTTTAACCCTTCAACAACGATAAGATTTTCGTTGCCTGCGGGAGAGAAAACGAACCTGAAGGTCTATAACTTACTCGGGCAGGAGGTTGCTGAACTTATAAACGCCGACTTGCCTGCGGGTAATCATGTTGTTGAATTTGATGCAAAATCACTCTCGAGCGGAGTCTATTTCTACAGACTTTCAACTTCCGGGTTTTCCACGACAAAAAAAATGATCCTGATCAGGTAAGGAGGGGGAAATGAAATTATATATTATTCTATCGCTTTTAATTGTTTCCACCGCTTTTCCTCAAATAAAGTGGGAGCCGATGACCGGTTTTCCTTACAGAACAATATTTCATCTCTGTGTGAATTCAACAGGAGATATCTTTGCAGGGACCTCGGGGGCTTCGGGAATGGCTATATTAAAAAAATCGCCTGACTCAACATATTTTAAGACCTCATGGGCGACGAGCAACTATGTATCATATCTTTACTGGCACAGAAGCAGTGGTAACATTATCGCCGGAAGTAATTACGGGCTTATCTATTCGAGTGATAATGGTGCAAGCTGGAGGCGGTCCAATATAACCTTCGGTCCTGCCAGTTGCATAGCTGAAAACTCATTCGGGGAACTGTTCGCTCAGGTCAGTGGCGGTTTAACCCACTCAATCGACGGCGGGAAAACCTGGATCCAAAAAGGAAGTTCAGGAAATGTAGTCTCTCCCGAAGTGAATGGAAAGATGTATGCTGTTGGTGATCCATACCTGACCCGTTCAACCGATCACGGGAATCTGTGGGTTGGGATTAATAATCTTGGTTCCGATTTCTCCGCCACATCCATCTATGTTGAGGATGACGGCCTGATGTACATCTCATCCTCAAATAAAGGAGTTTCCAGATCGACCAACGGCGGATACACATTTGAAGATGTGACCGAAGGCCTCTTCACAAATATTGTATACAGTGTAACCGGAATCAAGGGTGTCGGCGTTTTTGTGTCGACTCCATATGGGATCTGGAAATCCACGAACAGAGGCAGTACCTGGTCTCAGGTCCTTGGCGACGGCGACAGAAATTTCCTCTCAATTGTGAAAGACGGTGAAAACGGACTTTATGCTGCTTCAAGATATGGAGGTATCTATTATTCCCCCGACTATGGTGTAACATGGACAGCAAAGGCGGCAGGACTTCCGGCATACGAGGCTGACAAGTATACTACTCACCCCTCAGGGTGGATGTTTGCTTCCTTCCCCTACTTCGGGGTGATGGGTTCATCAAACAATGGTGTAAACTGGGTAAACCGGACAAATGGCCTGTTCCCCTCAAATTCCTACACATCAAGGGGTGTTTCATCCGCAAGTTCCGGGACTCTTTTTGTGAGCTGTGATGATAAACTTTATCGCTCACAGGATCTGGGTCTCAACTGGTACTCGACTCCCGCAGGTAACCTGCCCAGAGATTTCGAACATATTATAGAACTCTCGGGAGGCCTGCTTTTTGGAATTTCAAATGCGAGAGGCATTTTCAAGTCAACCAATGACGGAGTAAGCTGGAGTGCCGCTTATTCAACTGCCTCCATTGGTTATGACGGATTAATACTCTCCCAGGACAGTATTATCTATTTTGCGACAAAAACCAATGTGGTTCGCTCGCATGACAGAGGTGTCTCATGGAAAGAAGGAACCCAGACTATTCCACTGGTCAATGAAATTGCCACTTCACCCGAGGGAACGATATTTGCCATCTGCTACAACAAACCCGGAGTTTATGTTTCCACCGACAGGGGCGACAGTTGGGTAATCAAGGGAGCGTCCACTCTGTTGAAACCGTATCATCTCGTAAGAACGGCAGATGGAAGACTAATCTCAGGAAGTGCGACTGATGGTGCTTTCTCCTCCACCGATGGAGGTGAGACCTGGCAAAACATAAGCTACGGACTGATTGACACCCGGATTTCCAGACTCTATATAACACCCTTCGGAGAGATTTGGGCTTCCACCGTTAGCGGCGGAACCCACAAACTTACCGGTATCACCGCTGTTCAGGATGAAGATTTAGCCGGTCTTCCAACCGGTTTCTCCCTCTCCCAAAACTTCCCCAACCCCTTCAACCCGGAGACGGTAATCCGTTTTTCACTTCCCGAAGCGGGATTTGTGAAAGGGATGGTTTACGACATTCTTGGCAGAGAGGTCGCCACACTTCTGAAAAGTGACATGACCGCAGGAAATCATGAGGTGAAGTTTGATGCAACAGGTATTGCCTCAGGTGTTTATGTTTTCAGGCTTGAGGCGGGGAAATACTCTTCGGCGATCAAGATGGTGGTTGGGAAGTAGGGGAGAGATTCGGAACTTCAGAACTTCAGAACCTCCGGGCTTCGGATTTTTAAGAGTTCCGCTTAACAATACGGGTTCATTAATTTTAGATTAACCCGAAAACGACTTATCCATACAGGAGGATAGATGTATTATTTGAGAATTATTTTTTTGATTTTATTTTTCCCTTTGATGTCATGGGCACAATCACTGCAACATAATTTTGAATTGATTGCTCCCAAACCAACATACAAGGATATTTTGTTTATGACCACACTTCAGGACGGTCGGTTGATTGCCGGCTTGCGTCCGACGGGGTTGCTCATCAGCAACGATGAAGGTTTAACCTGGCAAGAAGTAAACTACCCCAATATTAAGGGGGCGATTATGAAGATTGTTCAATTATCACCCGATGTGTTTTATGGTATCACAAGTAATTCGGAATTCATTAAGACTACTGATGGAGGAGCATCATTTTCAACAATGGTGCTTCAAAATATGGATCCTATTGCCACAATTGCGGATATAAGTTTCAGTGACTCTCAGCACGGATTTGTCGGTGTTTACACTTACAAAACTTATAGTTGGGTAACGACAGACAGTGGGCAGACCTGGACAAGAATTTATCCCGCATCTGACTTTTGGTGTAACAGTAGTCTGATGGTCGATAACTCTGTTCTTCTTCTCTCCGCCAGTCAAAGACTACTCCGCTCGACAGATCGCGGACACACATGGAATACCGTTTTATATTCGCAGTACGGACAGTTTTACAACCACGGGGACGGCAAAATTTCCTTTTTTTCCTCCTATGACACTATCAGGACTTCTCTCGATGGAGGTAACACCTGGTCTTTTACTGCTGTAACACCTTTTAATTTCGAAGTCCATTTTATTTCTAAGATGTCTAATGGGGTAGTTTATGTACCCAGGGAGAACTTCAGCGCACTTTACAAATCCACTGACGGGTTACTGACCTGGAGCAGAGTTGCCTGGCTTGGATCATTTATCAGCACTCCGAACGCGTTTACAACGATTTCAGATACTGTTGCAATTCTCGCGGGGAACAGAGGTTCGATATTGAGACATACAGGTCCACAGCTTAACGATTCCATGATTACACGCAATCAATTTTTGCCGTCAAAGGCTTTCTTCACCGATTCTTTATGGGGGATAAATACTTTTGGACTTTACACCTCGAATGGTGGTCAAACATGGCAGGGGAACACAAGCAACCCTTATAATTATATAGATTGGGGAAGCTATCTGACCCTCACGAAGAGTGGTCTTGGACTGATCGGTTTTAACTGGCGATATCAGATTATACCGGATCCAAATTTTACGGTTTATTCAGACATCAATATAACAACCAACCAGGGTCGTTCGTGGATTAAGAAGGAATCAAAAAAATATTTCCACACAAAAGCGGTCACCTCTTTTGGAGATTCCGTGATTGTTGCTATGCTTAAAAGGGAACAAAACACGGGTGAAAATTATGAAATTAGAGTCATTCACTGGACAAATGCAGGAGTGTCGGTTAAAACTGTTCCACTGACTATGGGAATAACCGGCCTGGCTGCAATCCATTCCAAAAACATGGTGCTTGCCGGTTTTAACAATTCCATATTGGTCAGTTATGACACGGCAAAAACCTGGCAAACACTCTTTGCATCCGGGGCGAATACCAGTTTCACAGATGTAAAAGCTTTTGAATCAGGACTTATTGTCGGGTGTGGTGATAACTATAAATACTATTCAACTGACTTTGGCGTTACATGGTCAAAAGGATATCCAAACGGTGCCTGGCCCGGGGCTTTTGCCGTGAGTCCGACAGGACTTCTTGCTTACTCATCTTCAAACCGGGTAGAGATTGGACACAAAACCTGGCAAACTTTTCAGAAACTGGACAATGATCTGATAAATGAAGTTTGGAATCTTCAATTTGTCGATAAAAACACTCTTATGGTACAGAATAATCGTGGAGACTATTTCAAATACCGTATTATGGATACTGCGTCTGTTGTGTCGGTTGATCAAGATGATTCCCCCCTTAAGGACTTCTCCCTCTCCCAAAACTACCCCAACCCCTTCAATCCGGAGACGGTAATCCGATTTTCACTTCCCGAAGCGGGATATGTTAAGGGTGTCGTTTATGACATTCTTGGCAGAGAAGTCGCCAC
The nucleotide sequence above comes from Ignavibacteria bacterium. Encoded proteins:
- a CDS encoding T9SS type A sorting domain-containing protein is translated as MYYLRIIFLILFFPLMSWAQSLQHNFELIAPKPTYKDILFMTTLQDGRLIAGLRPTGLLISNDEGLTWQEVNYPNIKGAIMKIVQLSPDVFYGITSNSEFIKTTDGGASFSTMVLQNMDPIATIADISFSDSQHGFVGVYTYKTYSWVTTDSGQTWTRIYPASDFWCNSSLMVDNSVLLLSASQRLLRSTDRGHTWNTVLYSQYGQFYNHGDGKISFFSSYDTIRTSLDGGNTWSFTAVTPFNFEVHFISKMSNGVVYVPRENFSALYKSTDGLLTWSRVAWLGSFISTPNAFTTISDTVAILAGNRGSILRHTGPQLNDSMITRNQFLPSKAFFTDSLWGINTFGLYTSNGGQTWQGNTSNPYNYIDWGSYLTLTKSGLGLIGFNWRYQIIPDPNFTVYSDINITTNQGRSWIKKESKKYFHTKAVTSFGDSVIVAMLKREQNTGENYEIRVIHWTNAGVSVKTVPLTMGITGLAAIHSKNMVLAGFNNSILVSYDTAKTWQTLFASGANTSFTDVKAFESGLIVGCGDNYKYYSTDFGVTWSKGYPNGAWPGAFAVSPTGLLAYSSSNRVEIGHKTWQTFQKLDNDLINEVWNLQFVDKNTLMVQNNRGDYFKYRIMDTASVVSVDQDDSPLKDFSLSQNYPNPFNPETVIRFSLPEAGYVKGVVYDILGREVATLLKSDMPAGNHQVKFDAKGIASGVYVFRLQAGNYSSAIKMVVGK
- a CDS encoding WG repeat-containing protein; translation: MSTLKRPGLLILFIFFLFNILEAQEKYQGPIPVLVQKDSKWIYRDREGNRAFNDEFKEAWFFNDGLAVVNQSGSYKYIDLTGKPVINVSYEKAGDFSEGRAAVKMAKTGYFYINKKGERVCEKEYQSLGKFENGVGIGYRDIKYYLIDATGKEIAGSFDYVDGFREGMSWFSINGQFGFVNNKGEIAIKPVYRNARDFIDGCAWVQKQDSTFCLIDTKGKEVTPAKKYVNPIRFPYQTNYLIEDTKEGSTVKSRDGKVLLKTKYKIIRWLQKDLFVVNDGKGGGEGVIDINGKEVIKAGWTNINESKGDFVIVRKNNKYGIYGLDGKEIIPVKYDFSWTIPVGTFMKEGNNYFLYHEKQKTLGKRVYHGLPDVPWQFTVPEGFGFVQTLYLKFFIDIEGTEYVVRDVYLENYKGPNGKIALKDAYTGDLYSDFVYDKVGIKGEEMLPVMKDGKWGFYSLETYKETVPFIYDEVGAYSFSHGLCPVKKNGKWGYIDKTGVTKIPFQFDEANTFNSGEAIVKIGKKKYIIDLQGKVIGQDNYYSDPWAERPEFNGNTLSGSYNLEYYHVIDSPYSIPVKGQKSQELDEPVSIKVTQNSISTRYYHFIVESSGYHNGQRVYNLERNSGNNTYLSFVFFGNGEDRCAFMTRDGMVVYATGPMQFGK
- a CDS encoding T9SS type A sorting domain-containing protein, whose translation is MKLYIILSLLIVSTAFPQIKWEPMTGFPYRTIFHLCVNSTGDIFAGTSGASGMAILKKSPDSTYFKTSWATSNYVSYLYWHRSSGNIIAGSNYGLIYSSDNGASWRRSNITFGPASCIAENSFGELFAQVSGGLTHSIDGGKTWIQKGSSGNVVSPEVNGKMYAVGDPYLTRSTDHGNLWVGINNLGSDFSATSIYVEDDGLMYISSSNKGVSRSTNGGYTFEDVTEGLFTNIVYSVTGIKGVGVFVSTPYGIWKSTNRGSTWSQVLGDGDRNFLSIVKDGENGLYAASRYGGIYYSPDYGVTWTAKAAGLPAYEADKYTTHPSGWMFASFPYFGVMGSSNNGVNWVNRTNGLFPSNSYTSRGVSSASSGTLFVSCDDKLYRSQDLGLNWYSTPAGNLPRDFEHIIELSGGLLFGISNARGIFKSTNDGVSWSAAYSTASIGYDGLILSQDSIIYFATKTNVVRSHDRGVSWKEGTQTIPLVNEIATSPEGTIFAICYNKPGVYVSTDRGDSWVIKGASTLLKPYHLVRTADGRLISGSATDGAFSSTDGGETWQNISYGLIDTRISRLYITPFGEIWASTVSGGTHKLTGITAVQDEDLAGLPTGFSLSQNFPNPFNPETVIRFSLPEAGFVKGMVYDILGREVATLLKSDMTAGNHEVKFDATGIASGVYVFRLEAGKYSSAIKMVVGK
- a CDS encoding T9SS type A sorting domain-containing protein, which gives rise to MSLGQGGIVAGTTPNQIWYARPGASTWIAVPYKFLGAIANIQFVSGTELFAQSSITDMWTNSSSGFYYKITFNDSTTSIQELDSGVPGEFVLEQNYPNPFNPSTTIRFSLPAGEKTNLKVYNLLGQEVAELINADLPAGNHVVEFDAKSLSSGVYFYRLSTSGFSTTKKMILIR